A single window of Montipora capricornis isolate CH-2021 chromosome 14, ASM3666992v2, whole genome shotgun sequence DNA harbors:
- the LOC138032190 gene encoding adhesive plaque matrix protein 2-like isoform X3, with product MAIVWKRVKMKAIWKQHDAFAHSTCEPIPCQNGGTCTVVAHGYECTCSPGFMGTHCELRSECEPNPCRNGGTCYDVGQGYECTCAKGFRGENCEEQNKCHPNPCRNGGTCTGINEAEGFECTCREGFKGKNCEEVNLCLPNPCKNGATCTERSGGRYECTCPIGYKGITCEERSICYSNPCMYGGTCLDETYGYRCSCRIGYSGINCQHHVCKPNPCHNGGSCLEEGSSYRCVCQVGNHGDRCELVSSCLSHPCLHGGTCIDTYFLHSNLEPVNMYSNPAILESQPNALAYICKCIAPFAGHNCEDDRCRFCSANAECIFSHCVCKEGFHGDGKTCKRNVCHPNPCKNGGTCIPTDSSYDCDCVLGWTGPHCETRQYCIPNPCKNGGTCIPQENGYKCNCLSNYEGNDCEKANVCFPNPCKNGGLCKEMNGVATCECPVRFEGNFCEMDKCAKCDSHARCDNGNCICMEGWVGDGQTCTPEDKGPPGRRSACQSNPCQNGGECVENGDAYQCLCKEGYTGENCEKSTGLTDPCEPNPCQNGGQCTPVDNKPLCVCPEQYGGEFCEKSVGGGPGPGPGPGPGGKSPCHPNPCMNGGSCTENGGGYDCSCTTQFSGPNCEIDECEKCDVNGICVNGHCKCRHGYIGNGYQCEREESECEGCSPFARCQNGICVCVEHFAGDGYNCQPTQPCYNCQAPNVCMQGSCIPSNGKKSVVKRLKHKRFIVKEANKHHH from the exons CACATTCAACTTGTGAGCCAATCCCGTGTCAAAATGGTGGAACATGTACCGTGGTAGCCCATGGGTACGAATGTACGTGCTCGCCAGGATTTATGGGAACGCATTGTGAAC TTAGAAGTGAATGCGAGCCTAATCCTTGTCGGAATGGAGGTACATGTTATGACGTAGGTCAAGGTTACGAATGCACATGCGCAAAGGGATTCCGAGGCGAGAACTGCGAAG AGCAGAACAAGTGTCACCCAAATCCTTGCAGAAATGGAGGAACTTGCACCGGCATCAACGAAGCAGAAGGATTTGAATGCACTTGTAGAGAGGGGTTCAAGGGCAAAAATTGTGAAG aAGTCAATCTTTGTCTTCCTAATCCTTGCAAAAACGGTGCAACGTGCACAGAAAGATCAGGAGGAAGATATGAATGCACGTGTCCCATTGGCTACAAAGGGATTACGTGTGAAG AAAGAAGCATTTGTTACTCAAATCCTTGTATGTATGGTGGTACTTGCCTTGATGAAACATACGGCTACAGATGCAGCTGCAGAATCGGTTACAGTGGCATTAATTGCCAAC ATCACGTTTGTAAACCAAACCCATGCCACAATGGTGGATCTTGTCTCGAGGAAGGTTCTTCCTACAGATGCGTCTGTCAAGTCGGTAACCATGGAGATAGATGTGAAT TGGTGAGTTCTTGTTTGTCGCATCCTTGTCTTCACGGAGGAACATGTATCGATACCTACTTCCTGCATAGCAACCTTGAACCAGTGAACATGTATTCCAATCCTGCCATCCTCGAATCCCAACCCAATGCATTAGCTTACATTTGCAAGTGCATTGCTCCCTTCGCAGGACACAACTGTGAAG ATGATCGGTGCAGATTTTGCAGTGCAAATGCAGAATGCATCTTCAGCCATTGCGTTTGCAAGGAAGGTTTTCATGGAGATGGCAAAACGTGCAAAA GAAACGTTTGCCATCCGAATCCGTGCAAGAACGGTGGAACATGTATACCGACAGACTCCTCTTATGACTGTGATTGCGTTCTGGGATGGACTGGACCACACTGTGAAA CTCGACAATATTGCATCCCGAATCCTTGCAAGAACGGAGGAACTTGTATCCCGCAAGAAAATGGTTACAAGTGCAACTGTCTGAGTAATTATGAAGGCAATGACTGCGAAA AGGCAAATGTGTGTTTTCCTAATCCATGCAAAAACGGAGGCTTGTGTAAAGAGATGAATGGAGTGGCGACCTGCGAATGTCCTGTGCGCTTTGAAGGAAATTTTTGCGAGA TGGATAAGTGTGCCAAGTGTGATTCCCACGCACGATGCGACAACGGAAACTGCATTTGCATGGAGGGATGGGTGGGTGATGGCCAAACGTGCACTCCTGAAGATAAAGGAC cTCCTGGTCGCCGCAGTGCTTGTCAGTCCAACCCCtgccaaaatggcggagagTGCGTGGAGAACGGTGATGCGTACCAATGTCTCTGCAAGGAAGGGTATACTGGTGAAAACTGTGAAAAGTCAACAG GTCTTACAGATCCGTGTGAACCAAATCCCtgtcaaaatggcggacagtgTACCCCAGTGGACAATAAACCCCTATGTGTCTGTCCGGAACAATATGGGGGAGAATTCTGTGAAAAATCCGTTG GTGGTGGCCCAGGGCCTGGCCCTGGCCCGGGTCCAGGGGGTAAGTCACCGTGTCACCCCAATCCCTGTATGAATGGAGGCTCATGCACTGAAAACGGTGGTGGATACGACTGTTCATGCACCACACAGTTCAGTGGACCTAACTGCGAGA TTGATGAATGTGAAAAGTGTGACGTCAATGGCATTTGCGTGAACGGACACTGCAAATGTAGACATGGTTACATTGGTAATGGATACCAGTGCGAGAGAG AAGAATCTGAATGCGAAGGTTGCAGCCCATTTGCACGCTGTCAAAATGGAATTTGCGTTTGCGTGGAGCATTTCGCTGGAGACGGTTACAACTGCCAAC CGACACAACCGTGTTACAATTGTCAAGCCCCGAACGTGTGTATGCAAGGCTCGTGTATTCCTTCTAATGGCAAAAA GTCAGTGGTGAAGAGACTCAAACATAAACGTTTCATCGTGAAGGAGGCAAATAAACATCATcattaa
- the LOC138032190 gene encoding adhesive plaque matrix protein 2-like isoform X5, whose product MAYPTHSTCEPIPCQNGGTCTVVAHGYECTCSPGFMGTHCELRSECEPNPCRNGGTCYDVGQGYECTCAKGFRGENCEEQNKCHPNPCRNGGTCTGINEAEGFECTCREGFKGKNCEEVNLCLPNPCKNGATCTERSGGRYECTCPIGYKGITCEERSICYSNPCMYGGTCLDETYGYRCSCRIGYSGINCQHHVCKPNPCHNGGSCLEEGSSYRCVCQVGNHGDRCELVSSCLSHPCLHGGTCIDTYFLHSNLEPVNMYSNPAILESQPNALAYICKCIAPFAGHNCEDDRCRFCSANAECIFSHCVCKEGFHGDGKTCKRNVCHPNPCKNGGTCIPTDSSYDCDCVLGWTGPHCETRQYCIPNPCKNGGTCIPQENGYKCNCLSNYEGNDCEKANVCFPNPCKNGGLCKEMNGVATCECPVRFEGNFCEMDKCAKCDSHARCDNGNCICMEGWVGDGQTCTPEDKGPPGRRSACQSNPCQNGGECVENGDAYQCLCKEGYTGENCEKSTGLTDPCEPNPCQNGGQCTPVDNKPLCVCPEQYGGEFCEKSVGGGPGPGPGPGPGGKSPCHPNPCMNGGSCTENGGGYDCSCTTQFSGPNCEIDECEKCDVNGICVNGHCKCRHGYIGNGYQCEREESECEGCSPFARCQNGICVCVEHFAGDGYNCQPTQPCYNCQAPNVCMQGSCIPSNGKKSVVKRLKHKRFIVKEANKHHH is encoded by the exons aTGGCATACCCAA CACATTCAACTTGTGAGCCAATCCCGTGTCAAAATGGTGGAACATGTACCGTGGTAGCCCATGGGTACGAATGTACGTGCTCGCCAGGATTTATGGGAACGCATTGTGAAC TTAGAAGTGAATGCGAGCCTAATCCTTGTCGGAATGGAGGTACATGTTATGACGTAGGTCAAGGTTACGAATGCACATGCGCAAAGGGATTCCGAGGCGAGAACTGCGAAG AGCAGAACAAGTGTCACCCAAATCCTTGCAGAAATGGAGGAACTTGCACCGGCATCAACGAAGCAGAAGGATTTGAATGCACTTGTAGAGAGGGGTTCAAGGGCAAAAATTGTGAAG aAGTCAATCTTTGTCTTCCTAATCCTTGCAAAAACGGTGCAACGTGCACAGAAAGATCAGGAGGAAGATATGAATGCACGTGTCCCATTGGCTACAAAGGGATTACGTGTGAAG AAAGAAGCATTTGTTACTCAAATCCTTGTATGTATGGTGGTACTTGCCTTGATGAAACATACGGCTACAGATGCAGCTGCAGAATCGGTTACAGTGGCATTAATTGCCAAC ATCACGTTTGTAAACCAAACCCATGCCACAATGGTGGATCTTGTCTCGAGGAAGGTTCTTCCTACAGATGCGTCTGTCAAGTCGGTAACCATGGAGATAGATGTGAAT TGGTGAGTTCTTGTTTGTCGCATCCTTGTCTTCACGGAGGAACATGTATCGATACCTACTTCCTGCATAGCAACCTTGAACCAGTGAACATGTATTCCAATCCTGCCATCCTCGAATCCCAACCCAATGCATTAGCTTACATTTGCAAGTGCATTGCTCCCTTCGCAGGACACAACTGTGAAG ATGATCGGTGCAGATTTTGCAGTGCAAATGCAGAATGCATCTTCAGCCATTGCGTTTGCAAGGAAGGTTTTCATGGAGATGGCAAAACGTGCAAAA GAAACGTTTGCCATCCGAATCCGTGCAAGAACGGTGGAACATGTATACCGACAGACTCCTCTTATGACTGTGATTGCGTTCTGGGATGGACTGGACCACACTGTGAAA CTCGACAATATTGCATCCCGAATCCTTGCAAGAACGGAGGAACTTGTATCCCGCAAGAAAATGGTTACAAGTGCAACTGTCTGAGTAATTATGAAGGCAATGACTGCGAAA AGGCAAATGTGTGTTTTCCTAATCCATGCAAAAACGGAGGCTTGTGTAAAGAGATGAATGGAGTGGCGACCTGCGAATGTCCTGTGCGCTTTGAAGGAAATTTTTGCGAGA TGGATAAGTGTGCCAAGTGTGATTCCCACGCACGATGCGACAACGGAAACTGCATTTGCATGGAGGGATGGGTGGGTGATGGCCAAACGTGCACTCCTGAAGATAAAGGAC cTCCTGGTCGCCGCAGTGCTTGTCAGTCCAACCCCtgccaaaatggcggagagTGCGTGGAGAACGGTGATGCGTACCAATGTCTCTGCAAGGAAGGGTATACTGGTGAAAACTGTGAAAAGTCAACAG GTCTTACAGATCCGTGTGAACCAAATCCCtgtcaaaatggcggacagtgTACCCCAGTGGACAATAAACCCCTATGTGTCTGTCCGGAACAATATGGGGGAGAATTCTGTGAAAAATCCGTTG GTGGTGGCCCAGGGCCTGGCCCTGGCCCGGGTCCAGGGGGTAAGTCACCGTGTCACCCCAATCCCTGTATGAATGGAGGCTCATGCACTGAAAACGGTGGTGGATACGACTGTTCATGCACCACACAGTTCAGTGGACCTAACTGCGAGA TTGATGAATGTGAAAAGTGTGACGTCAATGGCATTTGCGTGAACGGACACTGCAAATGTAGACATGGTTACATTGGTAATGGATACCAGTGCGAGAGAG AAGAATCTGAATGCGAAGGTTGCAGCCCATTTGCACGCTGTCAAAATGGAATTTGCGTTTGCGTGGAGCATTTCGCTGGAGACGGTTACAACTGCCAAC CGACACAACCGTGTTACAATTGTCAAGCCCCGAACGTGTGTATGCAAGGCTCGTGTATTCCTTCTAATGGCAAAAA GTCAGTGGTGAAGAGACTCAAACATAAACGTTTCATCGTGAAGGAGGCAAATAAACATCATcattaa
- the LOC138032190 gene encoding adhesive plaque matrix protein 2-like isoform X4, whose amino-acid sequence MAFSLSEGNGNSMEKSENEAHSTCEPIPCQNGGTCTVVAHGYECTCSPGFMGTHCELRSECEPNPCRNGGTCYDVGQGYECTCAKGFRGENCEEQNKCHPNPCRNGGTCTGINEAEGFECTCREGFKGKNCEEVNLCLPNPCKNGATCTERSGGRYECTCPIGYKGITCEERSICYSNPCMYGGTCLDETYGYRCSCRIGYSGINCQHHVCKPNPCHNGGSCLEEGSSYRCVCQVGNHGDRCELVSSCLSHPCLHGGTCIDTYFLHSNLEPVNMYSNPAILESQPNALAYICKCIAPFAGHNCEDDRCRFCSANAECIFSHCVCKEGFHGDGKTCKRNVCHPNPCKNGGTCIPTDSSYDCDCVLGWTGPHCETRQYCIPNPCKNGGTCIPQENGYKCNCLSNYEGNDCEKANVCFPNPCKNGGLCKEMNGVATCECPVRFEGNFCEMDKCAKCDSHARCDNGNCICMEGWVGDGQTCTPEDKGPPGRRSACQSNPCQNGGECVENGDAYQCLCKEGYTGENCEKSTGLTDPCEPNPCQNGGQCTPVDNKPLCVCPEQYGGEFCEKSVGGGPGPGPGPGPGGKSPCHPNPCMNGGSCTENGGGYDCSCTTQFSGPNCEIDECEKCDVNGICVNGHCKCRHGYIGNGYQCEREESECEGCSPFARCQNGICVCVEHFAGDGYNCQPTQPCYNCQAPNVCMQGSCIPSNGKKSVVKRLKHKRFIVKEANKHHH is encoded by the exons CACATTCAACTTGTGAGCCAATCCCGTGTCAAAATGGTGGAACATGTACCGTGGTAGCCCATGGGTACGAATGTACGTGCTCGCCAGGATTTATGGGAACGCATTGTGAAC TTAGAAGTGAATGCGAGCCTAATCCTTGTCGGAATGGAGGTACATGTTATGACGTAGGTCAAGGTTACGAATGCACATGCGCAAAGGGATTCCGAGGCGAGAACTGCGAAG AGCAGAACAAGTGTCACCCAAATCCTTGCAGAAATGGAGGAACTTGCACCGGCATCAACGAAGCAGAAGGATTTGAATGCACTTGTAGAGAGGGGTTCAAGGGCAAAAATTGTGAAG aAGTCAATCTTTGTCTTCCTAATCCTTGCAAAAACGGTGCAACGTGCACAGAAAGATCAGGAGGAAGATATGAATGCACGTGTCCCATTGGCTACAAAGGGATTACGTGTGAAG AAAGAAGCATTTGTTACTCAAATCCTTGTATGTATGGTGGTACTTGCCTTGATGAAACATACGGCTACAGATGCAGCTGCAGAATCGGTTACAGTGGCATTAATTGCCAAC ATCACGTTTGTAAACCAAACCCATGCCACAATGGTGGATCTTGTCTCGAGGAAGGTTCTTCCTACAGATGCGTCTGTCAAGTCGGTAACCATGGAGATAGATGTGAAT TGGTGAGTTCTTGTTTGTCGCATCCTTGTCTTCACGGAGGAACATGTATCGATACCTACTTCCTGCATAGCAACCTTGAACCAGTGAACATGTATTCCAATCCTGCCATCCTCGAATCCCAACCCAATGCATTAGCTTACATTTGCAAGTGCATTGCTCCCTTCGCAGGACACAACTGTGAAG ATGATCGGTGCAGATTTTGCAGTGCAAATGCAGAATGCATCTTCAGCCATTGCGTTTGCAAGGAAGGTTTTCATGGAGATGGCAAAACGTGCAAAA GAAACGTTTGCCATCCGAATCCGTGCAAGAACGGTGGAACATGTATACCGACAGACTCCTCTTATGACTGTGATTGCGTTCTGGGATGGACTGGACCACACTGTGAAA CTCGACAATATTGCATCCCGAATCCTTGCAAGAACGGAGGAACTTGTATCCCGCAAGAAAATGGTTACAAGTGCAACTGTCTGAGTAATTATGAAGGCAATGACTGCGAAA AGGCAAATGTGTGTTTTCCTAATCCATGCAAAAACGGAGGCTTGTGTAAAGAGATGAATGGAGTGGCGACCTGCGAATGTCCTGTGCGCTTTGAAGGAAATTTTTGCGAGA TGGATAAGTGTGCCAAGTGTGATTCCCACGCACGATGCGACAACGGAAACTGCATTTGCATGGAGGGATGGGTGGGTGATGGCCAAACGTGCACTCCTGAAGATAAAGGAC cTCCTGGTCGCCGCAGTGCTTGTCAGTCCAACCCCtgccaaaatggcggagagTGCGTGGAGAACGGTGATGCGTACCAATGTCTCTGCAAGGAAGGGTATACTGGTGAAAACTGTGAAAAGTCAACAG GTCTTACAGATCCGTGTGAACCAAATCCCtgtcaaaatggcggacagtgTACCCCAGTGGACAATAAACCCCTATGTGTCTGTCCGGAACAATATGGGGGAGAATTCTGTGAAAAATCCGTTG GTGGTGGCCCAGGGCCTGGCCCTGGCCCGGGTCCAGGGGGTAAGTCACCGTGTCACCCCAATCCCTGTATGAATGGAGGCTCATGCACTGAAAACGGTGGTGGATACGACTGTTCATGCACCACACAGTTCAGTGGACCTAACTGCGAGA TTGATGAATGTGAAAAGTGTGACGTCAATGGCATTTGCGTGAACGGACACTGCAAATGTAGACATGGTTACATTGGTAATGGATACCAGTGCGAGAGAG AAGAATCTGAATGCGAAGGTTGCAGCCCATTTGCACGCTGTCAAAATGGAATTTGCGTTTGCGTGGAGCATTTCGCTGGAGACGGTTACAACTGCCAAC CGACACAACCGTGTTACAATTGTCAAGCCCCGAACGTGTGTATGCAAGGCTCGTGTATTCCTTCTAATGGCAAAAA GTCAGTGGTGAAGAGACTCAAACATAAACGTTTCATCGTGAAGGAGGCAAATAAACATCATcattaa